From the genome of Sediminibacter sp. Hel_I_10:
CTTCATGGTTGTCACAAATTGTAAGGAGAACTCAAAAATAGGATCAACTCAAATGAAATTTGAAGTATTTGAAACTTCTGAACGTGGAAATAAACTCGAGAAAGTAACACAGTTTTCTTCGGAAGGAGACTCCGTTTCCATTAAACTAAATCCAGATCAAAAATTCCAGACCATCACGGGGTTTGGCGGTTCATTTACGGAAGCCTCGGCCTCTTTGATCAATCAACTTTCAGAAGCGAAACGCAATGAGGTTTTAGAAGCCTATTTTGGCAAAGACGGTGCGCGATATTCTTTGACAAGAACCCATATGAATTCTTGTGATTTTTCGCTTTCTAATTACTCTTATGCTCCGGTAGAAGGCGATGTCAATCTCGAGCATTTTTCCATAGAGGAAGACCGAGATGATCTTATTCCGATGATTAAGGATGCCATGACCATTTCCGAAGATGGATTTAAGATCATAACCTCACCATGGACGGCTCCACCGTGGATGAAAGATAACAACAGCTATGTTGGCGGAAAACTATTGCCTAAATATTATGACACTTGGGCGCTTTTCTTTTCAAAATATCTGGAAGCTTATAAAGCTGAAGGTATTGAAATCTGGGGATTTACAGTTGAAAATGAGCCTTTAGGCAATTCCAATAATTGGGAAAGTATGCATTTTACGGCAGAAGAGATGACCAATTTTGTGCAGCACCATTTAGGCCCCAAATTAGAAGAAAAAGGCCATGACGCCAAGATTCTAGGCTATGACCAAAATAGGGGAGATGAACTCAAGCACTGGATTGATGTGATGTATGCCGATAAAGCATCTTCAAA
Proteins encoded in this window:
- a CDS encoding glycoside hydrolase family 30 beta sandwich domain-containing protein; the protein is MRLTKPLIAILVFMVVTNCKENSKIGSTQMKFEVFETSERGNKLEKVTQFSSEGDSVSIKLNPDQKFQTITGFGGSFTEASASLINQLSEAKRNEVLEAYFGKDGARYSLTRTHMNSCDFSLSNYSYAPVEGDVNLEHFSIEEDRDDLIPMIKDAMTISEDGFKIITSPWTAPPWMKDNNSYVGGKLLPKYYDTWALFFSKYLEAYKAEGIEIWGFTVENEPLGNSNNWESMHFTAEEMTNFVQHHLGPKLEEKGHDAKILGYDQNRGDELKHWIDVMYADKASSKYYDGTAVHWYASTYDYFPESLNYAHNAAPDKYLIQTEACVDSEIPKWKDDQWYWSKEATDWGWDWASEQEKYLHPKYAPVNRYARDIIGCLNNWVDGWVDWNMVLNKQGGPNWFKNWCVAPVIVDPETDEVYYTPIFYTMSHFSRYIRPGAVRIGLESSDDQLMATAAKNTDGSYVVVVFNETEAPKQLTISLEGQSVQLQISQKAIQTIVIPNN